In a genomic window of Drosophila takahashii strain IR98-3 E-12201 chromosome 3L, DtakHiC1v2, whole genome shotgun sequence:
- the eg gene encoding protein embryonic gonad isoform X2, whose product MNLESLELHRSFFGRTYNNIAAIAGCKHNGDCVINKKNRTACKACRLRKCLLVGMSKSGSRYGRRSNWFKIHCLLQEQQTTTGVGGVGSGGSGSGGGVSSASLEQLARLQQASNQARQTYQDKTNPCIKSATATSPKIEGAAVGTGVGGAASPSFLQAVKFHHNHHHHQRQLKLESRLSNTPSDSGASSAGDPNEDGATSVLSGQIPTPSSTNATRLPKFELRHPNFPATSEPDAELQRQRHQELLEIFRSHSEPLYSSFAPFSHLPPVLLAAGVPQLPIFKDQIKAELLFPTASSPELEEPLDLSFRSRADPTSPLVHTSSSPSLSEPAAATHCLAESPTFVRKATPLDLTLVRSQTLTG is encoded by the coding sequence TTTCGGTCGAACATACAACAACATAGCGGCGATAGCAGGATGCAAGCACAACGGCGACTGCGTGATCAACAAGAAGAACCGAACGGCCTGCAAGGCGTGCCGGCTGCGCAAATGCCTCCTGGTGGGGATGTCAAAGAGTGGTTCCCGCTACGGTCGACGGTCCAACTGGTTCAAGATCCACTGCCTCTTGCAGGAGCAACAGACAACGACGGGCGTCGGAGGAGTTGGTTCGGGCGGAAGTGGATCAGGTGGCGGCGTGAGCAGTGCGAGTCTGGAGCAGCTGGCGCGACTGCAGCAGGCCAGTAATCAGGCGCGCCAAACCTATCAGGATAAGACGAATCCCTGTATTAAGTCAGCCACCGCAACATCGCCCAAAATCGAGGGAGCGGCCGTGGGCACAGGAGTTGGTGGCGCCGCCTCACCCTCGTTCCTTCAGGCGGTCAAATTTCACCACAATCATCATCACCACCAGCGGCAATTGAAGCTCGAATCTCGCCTCAGCAATACGCCCAGTGATTCGGGAGCATCTTCGGCGGGAGATCCCAATGAAGATGGAGCAACCAGCGTGCTAAGCGGTCAGATCCCCACACCTTCATCCACCAACGCCACCCGCCTACCCAAGTTCGAGCTGCGGCATCCCAACTTTCCGGCCACTTCGGAGCCGGATGCGGAACTGCAGCGGCAACGCCACCAGGAGCTGCTCGAGATCTTCCGGAGCCACTCGGAGCCGCTGTACAGCTCCTTTGCCCCATTCAGCCACCTGCCACCAGTACTGCTCGCCGCCGGAGTTCCGCAGCTGCCCATCTTCAAGGATCAGATCAAGGCCGAGCTGCTGTTTCCCACGGCCAGCAGTCCGGAACTGGAGGAGCCCCTCGATCTGTCCTTCAGATCTCGAGCGGATCCCACCAGTCCGCTGGTCCACACCTCCAGCAGTCCCAGCTTAAGTGAGCCGGCAGCGGCGACTCACTGCTTGGCGGAATCCCCGACCTTCGTGCGAAAGGCCACGCCCCTTGATCTCACCCTGGTGAGATCACAAACACTGACAGGCTGA
- the eg gene encoding protein embryonic gonad isoform X1: MNQLCKVCGEPAAGFHFGAFTCEGCKSFFGRTYNNIAAIAGCKHNGDCVINKKNRTACKACRLRKCLLVGMSKSGSRYGRRSNWFKIHCLLQEQQTTTGVGGVGSGGSGSGGGVSSASLEQLARLQQASNQARQTYQDKTNPCIKSATATSPKIEGAAVGTGVGGAASPSFLQAVKFHHNHHHHQRQLKLESRLSNTPSDSGASSAGDPNEDGATSVLSGQIPTPSSTNATRLPKFELRHPNFPATSEPDAELQRQRHQELLEIFRSHSEPLYSSFAPFSHLPPVLLAAGVPQLPIFKDQIKAELLFPTASSPELEEPLDLSFRSRADPTSPLVHTSSSPSLSEPAAATHCLAESPTFVRKATPLDLTLVRSQTLTG, translated from the coding sequence TTTCGGTCGAACATACAACAACATAGCGGCGATAGCAGGATGCAAGCACAACGGCGACTGCGTGATCAACAAGAAGAACCGAACGGCCTGCAAGGCGTGCCGGCTGCGCAAATGCCTCCTGGTGGGGATGTCAAAGAGTGGTTCCCGCTACGGTCGACGGTCCAACTGGTTCAAGATCCACTGCCTCTTGCAGGAGCAACAGACAACGACGGGCGTCGGAGGAGTTGGTTCGGGCGGAAGTGGATCAGGTGGCGGCGTGAGCAGTGCGAGTCTGGAGCAGCTGGCGCGACTGCAGCAGGCCAGTAATCAGGCGCGCCAAACCTATCAGGATAAGACGAATCCCTGTATTAAGTCAGCCACCGCAACATCGCCCAAAATCGAGGGAGCGGCCGTGGGCACAGGAGTTGGTGGCGCCGCCTCACCCTCGTTCCTTCAGGCGGTCAAATTTCACCACAATCATCATCACCACCAGCGGCAATTGAAGCTCGAATCTCGCCTCAGCAATACGCCCAGTGATTCGGGAGCATCTTCGGCGGGAGATCCCAATGAAGATGGAGCAACCAGCGTGCTAAGCGGTCAGATCCCCACACCTTCATCCACCAACGCCACCCGCCTACCCAAGTTCGAGCTGCGGCATCCCAACTTTCCGGCCACTTCGGAGCCGGATGCGGAACTGCAGCGGCAACGCCACCAGGAGCTGCTCGAGATCTTCCGGAGCCACTCGGAGCCGCTGTACAGCTCCTTTGCCCCATTCAGCCACCTGCCACCAGTACTGCTCGCCGCCGGAGTTCCGCAGCTGCCCATCTTCAAGGATCAGATCAAGGCCGAGCTGCTGTTTCCCACGGCCAGCAGTCCGGAACTGGAGGAGCCCCTCGATCTGTCCTTCAGATCTCGAGCGGATCCCACCAGTCCGCTGGTCCACACCTCCAGCAGTCCCAGCTTAAGTGAGCCGGCAGCGGCGACTCACTGCTTGGCGGAATCCCCGACCTTCGTGCGAAAGGCCACGCCCCTTGATCTCACCCTGGTGAGATCACAAACACTGACAGGCTGA